One genomic window of Trichlorobacter lovleyi includes the following:
- the ovoA gene encoding 5-histidylcysteine sulfoxide synthase, which yields MSLKDRHTVVLDSGDPEQKRQEILDYFHASFDIDEKLYETLRCDEAFYLRPDRLRHPLIFYYGHTATFFINKLIIAKVLEQRINPAFESMFAVGVDEMSWDDLDQSHYDWPSVAAVKAYRDQVRSVLERLIRTMPLTLPITWESPWWAVMMGIEHERIHLETSSVLIRQLPHDQVQQLPFWDICPDAGEPPQNRLLPVPAGTVHLGRPKDHPLYGWDNEYGSHNAEVADFMAAQYLVSNREFLAFVEAGCYGDQQWWTEEGWSWRQFKQAEYPLFWIKSEAGWLLRTMASEIPMPWNWPVEVNCLEAGAFCTWKTAQSGKPVRLPTEDEWHRLHDLCNLPDQTDWDRAPGNINLAYWASSCPVDRFQQGDFFDLIGNVWQWTETPIYPFHGFAVHPWYDDFSTPTFDTRHNLIKGGSWISTGNEATRHARYAFRRHFFQHAGFRYVESSAPVVIHDDQYERDSLAAQYCHAHYGPEQFGVPNFPKSCAEICLGLMLGRRMGHALDLGCAVGRASFELAGGGFQQVTGLDFSTRFFRLAARMQEEGGLRYAFPEEGEIVSFHEVTLAEFGLEQTKQRVQFYQADACNLPEKFRGYDLVLAANLIDRLYSPRRFLNTIHQRMNRGALLVLASPYSWSEEFTKKEEWLGGYREAGEPVWGIDGLKAVLSPRFRLLGEPQDLPFVIRETRRKFQHSIAELTIWELL from the coding sequence ATGAGCCTGAAGGATAGACATACGGTTGTGCTGGACAGCGGCGACCCTGAACAGAAACGGCAGGAGATTCTTGACTACTTTCATGCCAGCTTTGACATCGATGAAAAACTGTATGAAACCCTGCGCTGTGATGAGGCCTTTTACCTGCGGCCCGACCGGCTGCGCCATCCGCTGATCTTTTACTACGGCCATACCGCAACCTTTTTTATCAACAAGCTGATCATTGCCAAGGTGCTTGAACAGCGGATCAACCCGGCCTTTGAATCGATGTTCGCGGTGGGGGTGGACGAGATGTCCTGGGATGATCTGGACCAGAGCCACTATGACTGGCCATCGGTGGCGGCGGTCAAGGCGTACCGGGATCAGGTTCGCTCCGTGCTGGAGCGACTGATCCGTACCATGCCGCTGACGCTGCCCATTACCTGGGAGTCACCCTGGTGGGCGGTCATGATGGGGATCGAGCATGAGCGGATTCATCTGGAAACCTCGTCGGTCCTGATCCGCCAACTGCCCCATGATCAGGTGCAGCAGCTGCCTTTCTGGGATATCTGCCCTGACGCGGGTGAACCCCCGCAGAACCGGCTGCTGCCGGTCCCCGCCGGTACGGTGCATCTGGGCCGGCCCAAAGATCACCCGCTCTACGGTTGGGATAACGAGTACGGCAGCCATAATGCCGAAGTGGCCGACTTCATGGCTGCCCAGTATCTGGTCTCCAACCGTGAATTTCTGGCCTTTGTCGAGGCAGGCTGCTATGGCGATCAGCAGTGGTGGACCGAAGAGGGCTGGAGCTGGCGTCAGTTCAAACAGGCAGAGTATCCCCTGTTCTGGATCAAAAGCGAGGCAGGCTGGCTGCTGCGTACCATGGCCAGTGAGATTCCGATGCCCTGGAACTGGCCGGTGGAGGTCAATTGTCTGGAGGCCGGGGCGTTCTGCACCTGGAAGACCGCGCAGAGCGGGAAGCCGGTCCGTTTGCCCACCGAGGATGAATGGCACCGCTTGCATGATCTCTGCAACCTGCCTGATCAGACAGACTGGGATCGTGCACCGGGCAATATCAACCTGGCATACTGGGCTTCCTCCTGTCCGGTGGATCGTTTTCAGCAGGGTGATTTTTTTGACCTGATCGGCAATGTCTGGCAATGGACCGAGACCCCGATCTACCCGTTTCACGGTTTTGCCGTGCATCCCTGGTACGATGACTTCTCCACCCCCACCTTTGATACCCGTCATAACCTGATCAAGGGCGGCTCCTGGATCTCAACCGGCAATGAGGCCACCCGGCATGCCCGCTATGCCTTCCGGCGGCATTTTTTTCAGCATGCCGGGTTTCGTTATGTTGAGAGCAGCGCCCCGGTGGTGATCCATGATGATCAGTACGAACGCGACTCCCTGGCAGCCCAGTACTGTCATGCCCACTACGGGCCGGAGCAGTTTGGCGTGCCCAACTTTCCCAAAAGCTGCGCTGAGATCTGCCTCGGGCTGATGCTGGGACGCAGGATGGGACACGCCCTGGACCTGGGCTGTGCCGTGGGGCGGGCCAGCTTCGAGCTGGCCGGGGGCGGTTTCCAGCAGGTAACCGGCCTGGATTTTTCCACCCGTTTTTTCAGGCTGGCTGCCAGGATGCAGGAGGAAGGGGGGCTGCGCTATGCCTTTCCTGAAGAGGGTGAGATCGTTTCGTTCCACGAAGTGACCCTGGCTGAGTTCGGGCTTGAGCAGACCAAACAGCGGGTACAGTTCTACCAGGCCGATGCCTGTAACCTGCCGGAGAAGTTTCGCGGTTATGATCTGGTGCTGGCAGCCAACCTGATTGACCGGCTCTACTCGCCACGCAGGTTTTTGAACACCATTCACCAGCGGATGAACCGGGGCGCTCTGTTGGTGCTTGCATCCCCCTACAGCTGGTCGGAAGAGTTCACGAAGAAAGAGGAGTGGCTGGGGGGCTACCGTGAGGCAGGTGAGCCGGTGTGGGGGATTGACGGCCTGAAGGCGGTCCTGTCACCCCGTTTCAGGCTGTTGGGTGAGCCGCAGGATCTGCCGTTTGTGATCCGCGAGACCCGACGCAAGTTCCAGCATAGCATTGCTGAATTAACCATCTGGGAGCTGTTGTGA
- a CDS encoding FKBP-type peptidyl-prolyl cis-trans isomerase codes for MAQAKKGDKVRINFTGKLEDGSIIETTLEAQDCCTDDDCGDDCGCEYGPMELVIGEEDFFPMVEEALVGMTPGETKTVSIPAAEAFGEYDAEAVFTIEKELLPEDLTPEVGDDLVLTGEDGEELEVTVVEIGDTAITFDANHPLAGEDLTYEVELVEIL; via the coding sequence ATGGCACAGGCAAAAAAAGGCGATAAAGTACGGATCAACTTTACCGGTAAACTGGAAGACGGCAGTATCATAGAGACCACCCTTGAGGCACAGGACTGCTGTACTGATGATGACTGCGGTGATGATTGCGGCTGTGAATACGGTCCGATGGAACTGGTCATTGGTGAAGAGGATTTCTTCCCGATGGTGGAAGAGGCGCTGGTCGGCATGACTCCCGGCGAGACCAAAACCGTGAGCATCCCCGCTGCAGAGGCCTTTGGTGAGTATGACGCCGAAGCGGTCTTCACCATTGAAAAAGAGCTGCTGCCGGAAGACCTGACCCCTGAAGTGGGCGACGACCTGGTACTGACCGGCGAAGATGGCGAGGAGCTGGAAGTAACGGTGGTGGAAATCGGCGACACCGCCATCACCTTTGACGCCAACCACCCCCTGGCCGGTGAAGACCTGACCTATGAGGTTGAACTGGTAGAAATCCTGTAG
- a CDS encoding MalY/PatB family protein, translating to MFDFDRVVDRRNTASEKWDRYAGQDIIPLWVADMDFRSPPAVLEALQQRVAHGVFGYSRPPEELVAVVLAMLRHEYSWQVQPEWLVWLPGLVCGLNVSCRAVGAPGDAVVTFTPVYPPFLTAPGLAGRELISVPLVEQQGGWEMDLEALEQAITPRTRLLMLCSPHNPVGRVWSRSEQLALADLVERHDLMVCSDEIHAGLVLDSGKTHIPFATLAPELAHRTITLLAPSKTYNIPGLGCSFAIIPDKRLRQSFRGVMAGIVPHVNLLGYTAALAAYRDAEAWRQALRAYLRQNRDLVLETVQAVPGLKTWPVEATYLAWIDARGLQVADPASLFERGGVGLSDGAPFGAPGFVRLNFGCPRSLLQQALERMQAACGT from the coding sequence ATGTTCGATTTTGACAGGGTGGTTGATCGTCGTAATACCGCCAGTGAGAAGTGGGATCGCTATGCCGGGCAGGATATTATTCCGCTCTGGGTGGCTGATATGGATTTCCGTTCACCGCCGGCAGTGCTGGAGGCCCTGCAGCAGCGGGTTGCTCATGGCGTTTTCGGCTACAGCAGACCGCCTGAAGAGCTGGTTGCTGTTGTGCTGGCAATGCTGCGGCACGAGTACAGCTGGCAGGTGCAGCCGGAGTGGCTGGTCTGGCTGCCGGGGCTGGTCTGCGGTCTGAATGTGAGCTGCCGTGCCGTGGGGGCTCCCGGGGATGCGGTTGTTACCTTTACTCCGGTCTACCCGCCGTTTTTGACTGCGCCGGGACTTGCCGGGCGTGAACTGATCAGTGTCCCGCTGGTCGAACAGCAGGGAGGCTGGGAGATGGATCTGGAGGCGTTGGAGCAGGCCATTACTCCCCGCACCAGGCTGCTGATGCTTTGCAGCCCCCACAATCCGGTGGGGCGGGTCTGGAGCCGGTCAGAACAGCTGGCGCTGGCGGATCTGGTTGAACGCCATGACCTGATGGTCTGTTCTGACGAGATTCACGCCGGACTGGTGTTGGATAGTGGCAAAACGCATATTCCTTTCGCCACCCTTGCACCGGAGTTGGCCCACCGTACCATTACCCTGCTGGCCCCCAGCAAGACCTATAATATTCCCGGTCTGGGCTGTTCCTTTGCCATTATTCCCGATAAGCGGCTGCGACAGTCGTTCCGGGGGGTGATGGCCGGGATCGTGCCCCATGTCAACCTGCTGGGCTATACGGCCGCCCTGGCGGCCTATCGCGATGCTGAAGCCTGGCGGCAGGCGCTGCGTGCGTATCTGCGGCAGAACCGTGACCTGGTGCTGGAGACCGTTCAGGCGGTTCCCGGCCTGAAGACCTGGCCGGTGGAGGCAACCTATCTGGCCTGGATTGATGCACGGGGGCTGCAGGTGGCTGATCCGGCCAGTCTGTTCGAGCGGGGCGGGGTGGGGCTGTCGGATGGGGCGCCGTTCGGGGCGCCGGGGTTTGTCAGGCTTAATTTTGGTTGTCCCCGGAGCCTGTTGCAGCAGGCCCTGGAGCGGATGCAAGCGGCCTGCGGAACGTGA